From Flavobacterium arcticum, the proteins below share one genomic window:
- a CDS encoding DUF4292 domain-containing protein: MRKITALLLLTVVFFTSCKSKQAVLGEQGANKARTTAEIIKGHYANEKDFNTLYIKADVRYSDKHTSQKLSADIRVKKDEKILVSLKFLGITMAKALITPDGVTYYEKLNNTYFDGNYAMLSRWLGADLDYAKVQNLILGKAIYNLKDDTYTAKIESGLYRLSSNSGGIMKSFLFEGSNYLLKRENIAQGGLDARSLDIQYPAHREYPKAILPAEIKIDAQQKDKVTIQIGYNTVTFDEDFSFPFNVPQGFDQIFLD; encoded by the coding sequence ATGAGAAAAATAACAGCTTTATTGCTACTTACAGTAGTATTTTTTACATCGTGTAAATCTAAGCAAGCTGTACTTGGCGAGCAAGGTGCTAATAAAGCGAGAACAACAGCCGAAATTATAAAGGGGCATTATGCTAACGAAAAAGACTTTAACACACTCTATATAAAAGCAGATGTACGCTATAGCGATAAACATACATCGCAAAAACTATCGGCAGATATAAGAGTTAAAAAAGATGAAAAGATATTGGTAAGCCTAAAATTTTTAGGGATTACCATGGCAAAAGCCTTAATAACCCCTGATGGTGTAACGTATTATGAAAAACTGAATAATACCTATTTTGATGGTAATTATGCTATGTTAAGCCGTTGGTTAGGTGCTGATTTAGATTATGCTAAAGTGCAAAACCTTATTTTAGGCAAAGCAATATATAACCTTAAAGATGATACTTATACCGCCAAAATAGAAAGCGGATTATACCGATTAAGCTCAAATTCTGGAGGAATAATGAAATCATTTCTATTTGAAGGATCAAATTATCTCCTAAAAAGAGAAAATATAGCTCAAGGCGGTCTCGATGCGCGTAGCCTTGATATTCAATATCCTGCCCATAGAGAGTATCCAAAAGCAATATTACCAGCAGAAATAAAGATAGATGCGCAACAAAAAGATAAGGTAACTATACAAATTGGTTACAATACCGTTACCTTTGACGAAGATTTTTCGTTCCCATTTAACGTACCACAAGGGTTCGATCAAATTTTTCTTGACTAA
- a CDS encoding murein hydrolase activator EnvC family protein: MIRAVLTILFLSFTMLAVAQTDQKKELEQKRAQLNKEIREFQNLLGKEKNKEKSVLTKIADNQTKIRLSEKLISNTQKQTKILSDEIYLNQRKINKLNRELKVLKEDYANMILKAYKSRSQQSRIMFILSSQNFLQAYKRMQYMKQYASFRKMQGEEIKKKMIELEALAAKLNSQKKEKEQLLAENLKVKASLEEEKKEQEKLIKAIQKDKKKYAADIKKKQKEAKEIDKKIDKIVREAIAAANRKAAAASGAKPTSKGSTSTAAPNKIVLTKEGKIIADNFRANKGKLPWPVEKGYMSMGFGVQRSPIASSVEIDHSFIEITTEEGADVRAIFAGEVMDVQVMPGTRTKAVLIQHGNYISIYFNLSEVNVRTGDNVSIKQNIGTVHTNPVSGKTVVKLRIMQNTTRLNPEEWIMR; this comes from the coding sequence ATGATAAGAGCAGTCCTTACCATTCTTTTTTTAAGCTTTACAATGCTTGCCGTAGCGCAGACTGACCAGAAAAAAGAACTGGAACAAAAAAGAGCGCAACTAAATAAAGAAATTCGAGAATTTCAGAACCTGCTTGGTAAAGAAAAAAACAAGGAGAAATCGGTACTTACTAAAATAGCCGATAATCAAACTAAGATAAGACTTAGCGAAAAACTTATTAGCAATACCCAAAAGCAAACTAAAATACTTAGCGACGAAATTTATCTGAACCAGCGCAAAATAAACAAGCTGAATCGTGAATTGAAGGTGTTAAAAGAAGATTATGCTAATATGATATTAAAGGCATACAAAAGCCGTTCGCAGCAAAGTCGTATAATGTTTATACTCTCTTCACAAAACTTTTTGCAAGCCTATAAGCGCATGCAGTATATGAAACAGTATGCTAGTTTTAGGAAAATGCAAGGAGAAGAGATAAAGAAAAAAATGATCGAGCTTGAAGCGCTTGCAGCAAAGTTAAACAGTCAGAAGAAAGAAAAAGAACAATTACTTGCCGAAAATCTTAAAGTAAAGGCTAGCCTAGAAGAAGAAAAAAAGGAGCAAGAAAAACTTATAAAAGCGATACAAAAAGACAAGAAAAAGTATGCTGCTGATATAAAGAAGAAACAAAAAGAAGCTAAAGAAATAGACAAAAAGATAGATAAGATAGTAAGAGAAGCAATTGCTGCTGCCAATAGAAAAGCGGCTGCTGCATCAGGAGCTAAACCAACAAGTAAAGGATCGACATCTACAGCAGCACCTAATAAAATTGTACTTACTAAAGAGGGTAAAATAATTGCCGACAATTTTAGAGCTAATAAAGGTAAATTACCTTGGCCAGTAGAGAAAGGATATATGTCTATGGGTTTTGGTGTACAAAGAAGCCCTATAGCCTCTTCAGTAGAGATAGATCATAGTTTTATAGAAATAACAACCGAAGAAGGGGCTGATGTTCGTGCTATTTTTGCAGGTGAAGTTATGGATGTACAAGTAATGCCAGGAACGCGTACTAAAGCGGTCTTGATACAGCACGGAAATTATATCTCTATATATTTTAACTTAAGTGAAGTAAACGTGCGTACAGGAGATAATGTTTCGATAAAACAAAATATAGGAACAGTACATACAAACCCTGTTTCAGGAAAAACAGTAGTAAAATTAAGGATAATGCAAAACACTACCAGGCTCAATCCTGAAGAGTGGATTATGCGATAA
- a CDS encoding acyl-CoA thioesterase codes for MQSKNPSDSACIMTDLVLPGETNPLNNLFGGELLARMDRAASIAARRHSRRIVVTASVNHVAFNRAVPLGSVVTVEAKVSRTFRTSMEIFIDVWIEDRESGTKSKANEAIYTFVAVDETGIPVAVPTVEPQTELEKERFEAALRRKQLSLVLAGKMKPSDATELKALFM; via the coding sequence ATGCAGTCTAAAAATCCCTCAGATTCGGCATGTATAATGACCGATCTTGTACTCCCTGGAGAAACCAACCCGCTTAATAACCTTTTTGGTGGCGAGCTATTGGCACGTATGGATCGTGCAGCGAGTATTGCCGCACGCAGACATTCGCGACGCATTGTTGTAACAGCATCTGTAAATCACGTAGCTTTTAACCGTGCTGTGCCCCTAGGAAGTGTAGTAACTGTTGAGGCTAAGGTATCGAGAACTTTTCGTACCTCTATGGAGATTTTTATAGATGTATGGATAGAAGATAGAGAATCGGGTACAAAATCTAAGGCTAATGAAGCTATTTATACTTTTGTAGCAGTAGATGAAACAGGAATACCTGTAGCAGTACCTACAGTAGAACCGCAAACCGAACTTGAAAAAGAACGCTTTGAAGCAGCGTTAAGAAGAAAACAACTTAGCTTAGTACTAGCAGGCAAAATGAAACCTAGCGATGCGACAGAACTGAAAGCATTATTTATGTAA
- a CDS encoding HU domain-containing protein — translation MMIEKHISALLYRYQCVTVPGFGAFLAETTSAQLDNDTHTFYPPKKLISFNANLKNNDGLLGNHIALQEKISYDAAVAEINSAVSHWLNELHNNQTLVLKNIGSITNNAEGNLVFTPDTPVNYLTDSFGLSSFISPAIKREEYKIIAEAIEEKAPVVFTPERKKNYSYLKYAAIFVVALGVGSVGFKFYRENEIATETLLVQQQAQEEVQQKIQEATFFIENPFAVTLPVKEEVTSMPYHVVAGAFRSEENAATAVEQLITKGYKAAKSIEKNKFGLYPVIYSSYTTNHEAQEALNKIRLQDNDEAWLLIKE, via the coding sequence ATGATGATAGAAAAACACATATCGGCACTACTATATCGTTACCAGTGCGTTACCGTTCCTGGCTTTGGTGCATTTCTTGCCGAAACTACCTCGGCACAATTAGATAATGATACCCATACTTTCTATCCCCCAAAAAAACTTATTTCGTTCAATGCGAATTTAAAAAATAATGACGGGCTTTTGGGTAACCATATCGCATTACAAGAAAAAATTTCTTACGATGCAGCAGTAGCCGAAATAAACTCGGCAGTAAGTCATTGGCTAAACGAGTTACATAACAACCAAACACTTGTACTTAAAAACATAGGTAGTATTACAAATAACGCCGAAGGCAACCTTGTATTTACACCTGATACTCCTGTAAATTACCTTACAGACTCTTTTGGGTTAAGTTCTTTTATATCGCCTGCTATTAAGCGTGAAGAATATAAAATTATTGCCGAAGCAATAGAAGAAAAAGCCCCTGTAGTATTTACTCCAGAAAGGAAAAAGAATTATAGTTACCTTAAATATGCAGCTATATTTGTTGTTGCTCTTGGCGTAGGTAGCGTTGGGTTTAAGTTTTATAGAGAAAATGAAATTGCAACCGAAACACTTTTAGTACAGCAGCAAGCACAAGAAGAAGTACAGCAAAAAATACAAGAAGCTACCTTTTTTATAGAAAACCCTTTTGCAGTAACACTCCCTGTTAAAGAAGAAGTTACTAGTATGCCATATCATGTGGTTGCAGGTGCTTTTCGTAGTGAAGAAAATGCAGCAACAGCTGTAGAGCAACTTATTACTAAAGGTTATAAGGCAGCAAAAAGCATTGAGAAAAACAAGTTTGGGTTATATCCTGTTATATATAGCAGCTATACCACAAACCATGAGGCACAAGAAGCACTCAATAAGATAAGATTACAAGATAATGACGAAGCTTGGCTTCTCATAAAAGAATGA
- the dprA gene encoding DNA-processing protein DprA → MTDIELLNTLALLRIEGVGDIVAKKLIHHCGSAEAVFLATRKQLLAIEGVGEVLYNKLQNRAVFGLAEAEMKFIKENSINVSFYLDKDYPDRLKHCIDGPVLLFSSGNINLQNRKLISIVGTRQITSYGADFTRKLIKDLAPLNPVIVSGFAYGVDIHAHNVAMEHNLQTIGVVAHGLNQIYPKTHKKYVAKMEENGGFMTEFWSTSNPDKENFVRRNRIVAGLTEATIIIESADKGGSLITANIANDYNRDVFAVPGRITDKYSQGCNNLIKTQKANLLTSAADLIYILNWELEEKKQKPVQKQLFITLEVEEQKVYDYLQKNGKELIDIIALQCEMPIYRLSSLLLTMELKGVIRPLPGKMFEAI, encoded by the coding sequence ATGACTGATATTGAATTACTTAATACACTAGCGTTACTTCGCATAGAAGGTGTGGGCGACATTGTGGCAAAAAAACTAATACACCATTGTGGTAGTGCCGAAGCTGTATTTCTAGCTACCCGAAAACAACTGCTTGCTATAGAGGGTGTAGGCGAGGTGTTATACAATAAGCTCCAGAATAGAGCTGTTTTTGGCTTGGCAGAAGCCGAAATGAAATTTATAAAAGAGAACAGCATCAATGTCAGTTTTTATCTTGATAAAGATTATCCTGATAGATTAAAGCACTGTATAGATGGTCCTGTATTGCTTTTTAGTTCAGGGAATATAAACCTACAGAATAGGAAACTGATAAGTATAGTGGGTACACGCCAAATTACTTCATATGGTGCCGATTTTACCCGAAAACTTATAAAAGACCTTGCGCCCTTAAATCCTGTTATTGTAAGTGGTTTTGCTTATGGGGTAGATATACATGCTCATAATGTAGCTATGGAACATAACTTACAAACTATAGGTGTAGTAGCACACGGGCTAAACCAAATATACCCCAAGACGCATAAAAAGTATGTTGCCAAGATGGAGGAGAATGGTGGTTTTATGACGGAGTTTTGGAGCACATCGAACCCTGATAAAGAAAACTTTGTGCGCCGTAATCGTATTGTGGCAGGGCTTACTGAAGCTACCATAATTATAGAGAGTGCCGATAAAGGAGGATCTCTAATTACAGCTAATATTGCTAATGATTATAATAGGGATGTGTTTGCCGTACCGGGGCGTATTACTGATAAGTATAGCCAAGGGTGCAACAACCTGATAAAAACCCAAAAAGCAAACTTACTTACCAGTGCTGCCGACCTTATTTATATATTAAATTGGGAACTAGAGGAGAAGAAACAAAAGCCCGTGCAAAAGCAATTGTTTATAACGCTAGAGGTAGAAGAACAAAAAGTATATGATTATTTACAGAAAAATGGCAAGGAGCTTATAGATATTATAGCACTACAATGCGAGATGCCTATATATAGGTTATCATCATTATTACTCACTATGGAATTGAAGGGAGTAATACGCCCATTGCCTGGTAAAATGTTTGAGGCAATTTAG
- the trpS gene encoding tryptophan--tRNA ligase — translation MAKILTGIQSTGTPHLGNLLGALLPAIAMANKPENESFLFIADLHSATQIKDGKELRENTYSVAATWLACGLDINRVVFYRQSDIPQVTELSWYLSCFFPYQRLTLAHSFKDKADRLDDVNAGLFTYPMLMAADILLYDAEFVPVGKDQLQHIEITRDVASRFNHQMGDTFVLPEAITSDVTKIIPGTDGEKMSKSRNNFINIFQADKPLRKQVMSIDTDSTPLEDPKNPDTCNVFAIYKLLATEEQVVQMRANYLGGNYGYGHAKQALYELIAETFKTEREKYSYYMANPHEIDAALKVGAEKATKIANGVLARVREKLGYL, via the coding sequence ATGGCAAAAATACTTACTGGTATCCAGAGTACGGGAACACCACATTTAGGTAACCTTTTAGGTGCTCTATTACCAGCCATAGCAATGGCGAACAAACCCGAAAATGAATCATTCCTTTTTATAGCCGACTTACATTCTGCTACACAAATAAAAGATGGAAAAGAGCTACGCGAAAACACCTATAGTGTTGCTGCTACTTGGCTTGCCTGTGGTTTAGATATTAATAGGGTAGTATTTTATCGCCAAAGTGATATACCACAAGTAACCGAATTATCTTGGTACTTGAGTTGTTTCTTTCCTTATCAGCGTTTAACGCTAGCACACTCTTTTAAAGACAAAGCTGATAGACTAGACGATGTAAACGCAGGCTTGTTTACCTACCCTATGCTTATGGCTGCCGATATACTACTATATGATGCCGAGTTTGTACCTGTAGGAAAAGATCAACTACAGCATATAGAAATTACTCGCGATGTGGCTTCGCGTTTTAATCACCAAATGGGAGATACATTTGTATTGCCTGAAGCTATTACTAGCGATGTTACAAAAATTATTCCTGGAACTGATGGGGAAAAAATGAGTAAATCACGTAATAACTTTATCAATATATTTCAGGCAGACAAACCATTACGCAAACAGGTAATGAGTATAGATACTGATAGTACTCCACTAGAAGACCCTAAAAATCCTGATACATGTAATGTATTTGCTATATACAAACTACTAGCAACAGAAGAACAAGTAGTGCAAATGCGTGCTAATTACCTAGGTGGTAACTATGGTTACGGTCATGCTAAGCAAGCGTTATATGAACTAATAGCCGAGACCTTTAAAACTGAAAGAGAAAAGTACAGCTACTATATGGCTAACCCACACGAAATAGACGCTGCTCTAAAAGTAGGTGCCGAAAAAGCTACAAAAATAGCTAATGGTGTACTGGCAAGAGTTAGAGAAAAACTAGGATATTTATAG
- a CDS encoding lysophospholipid acyltransferase family protein: protein MKAIKYFFWILWRVWFYILMGVPIIVLSPLLILSILSTKTYPQFFFLARIWAKVILLGMGFYYKIDREQEMEKGKSYMLVANHTSMADIMMMLIVSKNPFVFVGKKELATIPIFGFFYKRTSILVDRNSPKSRQEVFVRAQKRLNEGLSICIFPEGGVPDDESVVLDEFKDGAFRLAIEHQIPIVPMAFPDNKRRFSYTFFSGSPGLMRAKVLPFVTTKGLKLEDRKGLKDNVRQTIYSSLLQYLKK, encoded by the coding sequence ATGAAAGCAATAAAATATTTTTTTTGGATATTATGGCGGGTATGGTTTTATATCCTGATGGGAGTGCCTATTATTGTGCTTTCGCCATTACTTATACTGTCTATTTTATCGACTAAAACCTATCCGCAGTTTTTTTTCTTGGCGCGCATTTGGGCAAAAGTTATATTGCTTGGTATGGGGTTCTATTATAAAATAGACCGCGAACAGGAAATGGAAAAAGGTAAGAGCTATATGCTAGTTGCTAACCATACCTCTATGGCAGATATTATGATGATGCTCATCGTGTCTAAAAACCCGTTTGTTTTTGTAGGTAAAAAAGAACTTGCTACAATACCCATTTTTGGGTTCTTTTATAAACGTACCAGTATATTGGTGGACAGGAACAGTCCTAAAAGCAGGCAAGAAGTGTTTGTGCGAGCACAAAAAAGATTAAACGAAGGACTGAGTATTTGTATCTTTCCAGAAGGTGGTGTGCCCGATGACGAAAGCGTAGTACTTGACGAATTTAAAGATGGGGCATTTCGGTTAGCTATAGAACACCAAATACCTATAGTGCCTATGGCATTTCCTGATAATAAAAGACGATTTTCTTATACTTTTTTTAGCGGAAGCCCAGGTTTGATGAGAGCAAAAGTACTCCCTTTTGTAACAACAAAAGGATTGAAACTTGAAGATAGAAAGGGACTGAAAGATAATGTTCGACAGACTATTTATAGTAGTTTATTACAATATCTAAAAAAATAA
- a CDS encoding outer membrane beta-barrel protein, with protein MSEKKNIDRLFQEKFKDFEAAPPEYVWENIEAELKKDKKRRVIPLWFKLGGIAAVLVIGLFLINPFNTGIEVDNNPVVNSNNPKDKTNNNVTNPNDGNNNNKVVAPANNTQNFSTNEAVATGNENSSGDGALDKFSNSGTNQNNGKSNSKNGFGNNSNAVVNNNSTKNNNSKTKGATTGNNSKTANIQNNNTEHLRKENAVAYNPKAKSSDNSNSTSSEHTGSGSKDNNTINNGIAAFEEAAIAENEHNENTNATKDGNEQNSNYILTDKDIMTEEAVTETVVDTTTTEEPENELEKLLQEKLNEEKDNKDKMLAKADDNKKWNVKPQIAPVFYNSLSEGSPIDAQFAGNSKDYENNLSYGVGVDYAVNDRISIRSGINTVNLNYSTRGVEFFPSMSQQTNNISSNTASRAANLVVQNQSAGVDGLNPTASKQAFNGSMLQEMGYIEVPVEMSYALINRKFGIDVIGGFSTLFLNDNNVSVVTTQGLSSSIGEAENLNNIHFSTNVGIGFKYKFFKSFQASFEPTFKYQINTFSGSSGNFKPYFIGLYSGVSFRF; from the coding sequence ATGAGTGAGAAAAAAAACATAGACAGGCTGTTTCAGGAAAAGTTTAAAGACTTTGAAGCCGCTCCGCCAGAATATGTATGGGAAAACATAGAAGCGGAACTGAAAAAAGATAAAAAACGAAGGGTTATACCATTATGGTTTAAGCTGGGTGGTATTGCTGCTGTTTTAGTTATTGGGTTATTCTTAATTAACCCTTTTAATACTGGAATAGAAGTAGATAACAACCCTGTTGTAAACAGTAACAACCCTAAAGATAAAACTAATAATAATGTTACTAACCCAAATGATGGGAATAATAACAATAAAGTTGTTGCGCCCGCAAATAACACACAAAATTTTAGTACTAACGAAGCCGTAGCCACAGGCAACGAAAACTCTTCAGGTGATGGGGCTCTAGATAAATTTTCAAACTCAGGTACTAACCAAAACAACGGTAAGAGTAACTCAAAAAATGGTTTTGGCAACAATAGCAATGCTGTAGTAAACAATAATAGCACTAAGAACAATAATAGTAAAACAAAAGGCGCTACTACAGGAAACAACAGTAAAACTGCTAATATTCAAAATAACAATACTGAGCATTTACGCAAAGAAAATGCTGTAGCCTACAACCCTAAAGCAAAAAGCAGCGATAACAGTAATAGCACAAGCAGTGAACATACTGGGTCAGGAAGTAAAGACAACAATACTATAAATAATGGTATTGCCGCATTTGAAGAAGCTGCTATAGCTGAAAATGAGCATAACGAAAATACAAATGCAACAAAAGACGGTAACGAGCAAAATAGCAATTATATACTTACAGATAAAGATATAATGACAGAAGAGGCTGTTACCGAAACAGTTGTTGACACTACCACTACAGAAGAACCTGAAAATGAGTTGGAAAAGCTATTGCAGGAAAAGTTAAATGAGGAAAAAGATAATAAAGATAAAATGCTCGCAAAAGCAGATGACAATAAAAAATGGAATGTTAAGCCACAAATAGCACCTGTATTTTACAACTCCCTTTCAGAGGGTTCGCCTATAGATGCTCAGTTTGCAGGTAATAGTAAAGATTATGAAAACAACCTTAGCTATGGCGTAGGTGTTGATTATGCTGTTAATGATAGAATCTCTATCCGTTCAGGTATAAATACCGTTAATCTTAATTATTCGACACGTGGTGTAGAGTTCTTCCCTTCTATGTCACAGCAAACCAATAACATCAGTAGTAATACTGCTTCTCGTGCTGCAAACCTTGTAGTACAAAATCAGTCGGCTGGTGTAGATGGTCTTAATCCTACTGCTTCAAAACAAGCATTTAATGGCTCTATGCTACAAGAAATGGGTTATATAGAAGTACCTGTAGAAATGTCGTATGCCTTGATTAATAGAAAATTTGGCATAGATGTTATTGGTGGTTTCAGTACACTATTTTTAAATGATAATAATGTAAGTGTAGTTACTACACAAGGATTAAGCTCATCTATTGGTGAAGCAGAAAACCTTAATAATATTCACTTTAGTACCAACGTAGGTATTGGTTTTAAGTACAAGTTCTTTAAATCATTCCAAGCTAGTTTTGAGCCTACATTTAAATATCAAATTAATACGTTTAGTGGCAGTTCGGGTAATTTTAAACCCTATTTCATAGGCTTATACTCTGGTGTAAGTTTCCGTTTCTAA
- a CDS encoding RNA polymerase sigma factor — translation MGIEQLIKDCQQDSIKAQEQLYRLFAPKLFAVCLKYSRNYEDAQDNLQDGFLLLFRKIGQFQFKGSFEGWAKRLMVNNVLQRYRSEGIFEIVSENMPDEAEVEIESDSVSMDFLLSIIQGLPDRYRMVFNLYVTDGYSHKEIADMLGITVGTSKSNLSRARIILKGKIEAQEGNSKNTYSK, via the coding sequence TTGGGTATAGAACAACTCATAAAAGATTGCCAGCAAGACAGCATAAAGGCACAGGAACAGTTGTACAGGCTTTTTGCCCCGAAACTGTTTGCTGTATGTCTAAAATATTCGCGCAATTATGAGGATGCCCAAGATAACCTACAAGATGGTTTTTTATTATTGTTTAGAAAAATAGGTCAGTTTCAGTTTAAAGGCTCTTTTGAAGGATGGGCAAAAAGGTTAATGGTAAACAATGTATTGCAAAGATACCGCTCGGAAGGTATTTTTGAGATTGTAAGTGAAAATATGCCTGACGAGGCAGAAGTAGAGATTGAGAGCGACAGCGTGAGTATGGATTTTTTGTTGTCGATAATACAGGGGTTACCAGACAGATACAGAATGGTGTTTAACCTGTATGTAACAGATGGCTATTCGCACAAAGAAATAGCCGATATGCTTGGTATAACGGTAGGGACATCTAAGTCTAACCTATCGAGGGCAAGAATAATATTGAAGGGAAAAATTGAAGCGCAGGAAGGTAATTCTAAAAATACCTACAGCAAATGA
- the recA gene encoding recombinase RecA, with the protein MSADKEAKLKALQLTLDKLDKSYGKGAVMRLGDKAVEEVESIPSGSLGIDLALGVNGYPRGRIIEIYGPESSGKTTLTLHAIAEAQKAGGIAAFIDAEHAFDRNYAEKLGVDVENLIISQPDNGEQALEIAENLIRSGAIDIVVIDSVAALTPKSEIEGEMGDSKMGLHARLMSQALRKLTATISKTHCTVFFINQLREKIGVMFGNPETTTGGNALKFYASVRLDIRRSSQIKDGDNVIGNRTKVKIVKNKVAPPFKTAEFDIMYGEGVSKTGEILDLAVEFEIVKKSGSWFSYGDTKLGQGRDAVKSLIKDNPELADELEIKIKDAIKEHLA; encoded by the coding sequence GCGGTTATGCGCCTAGGCGACAAGGCAGTAGAAGAGGTAGAAAGCATCCCTTCGGGTTCGCTGGGTATCGACTTAGCATTGGGTGTAAACGGTTACCCTCGTGGTAGAATTATAGAAATATACGGTCCTGAATCGTCAGGTAAAACAACGCTAACGCTTCACGCTATTGCCGAAGCGCAAAAAGCAGGCGGTATTGCTGCTTTTATTGATGCAGAGCACGCTTTTGACCGTAATTATGCCGAAAAACTGGGCGTAGACGTAGAAAATCTTATTATATCGCAACCCGATAATGGGGAGCAAGCACTAGAAATTGCCGAAAACCTTATCCGCTCTGGGGCGATAGACATTGTAGTTATTGACTCGGTTGCGGCACTTACGCCAAAAAGCGAGATAGAAGGCGAAATGGGCGACAGTAAAATGGGGCTTCATGCGCGCCTTATGAGCCAAGCACTAAGAAAATTAACTGCTACTATTAGCAAAACACATTGTACCGTTTTCTTTATTAACCAACTTCGTGAAAAAATCGGTGTTATGTTTGGTAACCCCGAAACAACTACGGGTGGTAATGCCTTAAAGTTCTATGCTTCGGTTAGGCTAGACATCCGTCGTTCCTCACAAATAAAAGATGGCGATAATGTTATTGGTAACCGTACCAAAGTAAAAATCGTTAAAAATAAAGTTGCTCCACCATTTAAAACTGCCGAATTCGACATTATGTATGGCGAGGGTGTAAGCAAAACAGGTGAGATATTAGACCTTGCTGTAGAGTTTGAAATCGTTAAGAAATCAGGCTCGTGGTTTAGCTACGGCGACACCAAACTGGGGCAAGGGCGCGACGCTGTAAAATCGCTGATAAAAGACAACCCCGAACTCGCTGATGAGCTGGAAATCAAAATAAAAGATGCCATAAAAGAACATCTGGCATAA